A genomic segment from Pseudomonas sp. M30-35 encodes:
- a CDS encoding pirin family protein, with product MKNILGIYDSPRPHWVGDGFPVRSLFSYDTLGKHTSPFLLLDYAGPHDFAPAQQRRGVGQHPHRGFETVTIVYQGELEHRDSTGSGGQIGPGDVQWMTAASGILHEEFHSTEFTRTGGTLEMVQLWVNLPARDKMSAPGYQTLLDRDIPAIPLADGAGTLRLIAGEFEGQHGPARTFTAMDVWDMRLNADKPVSLRLVEGRTTALVVLRGTVQVNHTQVLRPSQMALFERAGDELLLEANNEAVVLLLSGEPIDEPIVGYGPFVMNSQAEIEQAVADFQTGQFGRMNSHPS from the coding sequence ATGAAAAACATTCTTGGAATCTACGACAGCCCCAGACCACATTGGGTGGGAGACGGCTTCCCAGTACGCTCGTTGTTCTCTTACGACACCCTAGGCAAACACACCAGTCCGTTCCTGCTGCTCGACTATGCCGGACCGCATGATTTTGCTCCTGCGCAACAACGGCGTGGCGTTGGTCAACATCCGCATCGCGGTTTCGAAACGGTGACCATCGTCTATCAGGGCGAACTGGAACATCGCGACTCGACTGGCAGCGGCGGCCAGATTGGTCCTGGCGACGTGCAATGGATGACTGCCGCCTCGGGAATCCTCCATGAAGAATTTCACTCCACGGAGTTCACCCGTACAGGTGGCACCCTGGAAATGGTTCAGCTGTGGGTCAATCTACCGGCTCGCGACAAGATGTCCGCCCCCGGTTATCAGACGCTACTCGATCGAGACATACCCGCAATCCCTCTAGCCGACGGAGCTGGAACCTTGCGTTTAATTGCTGGTGAGTTTGAAGGACAGCATGGTCCCGCCCGCACCTTCACAGCGATGGATGTCTGGGATATGCGCCTGAATGCCGACAAGCCGGTGTCCTTGCGTCTGGTCGAGGGCCGAACCACTGCACTGGTGGTATTACGCGGCACCGTGCAGGTGAACCACACGCAAGTGCTCAGACCATCGCAGATGGCGCTGTTTGAGCGTGCAGGTGACGAGTTGCTGCTGGAGGCTAATAACGAGGCAGTGGTACTGCTGCTCAGCGGTGAACCGATCGACGAGCCGATCGTCGGTTACGGCCCCTTCGTGATGAACAGTCAGGCCGAAATCGAACAGGCCGTTGCAGATTTTCAGACTGGGCAATTCGGACGAATGAACAGTCATCCGTCATAG
- the ycaC gene encoding isochorismate family cysteine hydrolase YcaC, translating to MTTPYKRLDKNNAAVLLVDHQAGLLSLVRDQDPDKFKNNVLALADLAKYFELPTILTTSFETGPNGPLVPELKDLFPDAPYIARPGQINAWDNEDFVKAVKATGKKQLIIAGVVTEVCVAFPALSALEEGFEVFVVTDASGTFNEITRHSAWDRMSSSGAQLMTWFGLACELHRDWRNDIEGLGTLFSNHIPDYRNLITSYSTLTAGK from the coding sequence ATGACTACGCCCTACAAACGTCTCGATAAGAACAACGCAGCCGTACTGTTGGTCGATCACCAAGCGGGTCTGCTGTCGCTGGTTCGCGACCAGGACCCTGACAAGTTCAAGAACAATGTGCTGGCACTGGCTGACCTGGCCAAATACTTCGAGCTGCCGACCATCCTCACCACTAGCTTCGAGACTGGCCCCAATGGCCCACTGGTTCCAGAGTTAAAGGATCTGTTCCCGGATGCGCCGTACATTGCCCGCCCCGGTCAGATCAACGCTTGGGATAACGAAGACTTCGTCAAAGCAGTAAAAGCTACCGGCAAGAAACAATTGATCATTGCCGGTGTAGTCACCGAAGTGTGCGTGGCGTTCCCGGCACTTTCGGCCCTCGAAGAAGGCTTCGAGGTGTTCGTGGTCACCGATGCCTCCGGTACCTTCAACGAAATCACCCGTCACTCGGCCTGGGACCGCATGTCCAGCTCCGGTGCGCAGCTGATGACCTGGTTTGGCCTAGCCTGCGAACTGCATCGCGACTGGCGCAACGACATCGAGGGCCTGGGTACATTGTTCTCCAACCACATCCCGGACTATCGCAACCTGATCACAAGCTACAGCACGCTCACTGCAGGCAAGTAA
- the dusA gene encoding tRNA dihydrouridine(20/20a) synthase DusA — protein MLIAPAVSPATARTNLSRRFSVAPMMDWTDRHCRFFLRQLSHNALLYTEMVTTGALLHGDTQRFLRHDEAEYPLALQLGGSSPADLAACAKLAEAAGYDEVNLNVGCPSDRVQNNMIGACLMAHPQLVADCVKAMIDAVDIPVTVKHRIGIDGRDSYAELCDFVGTVRDAGCKSFTVHARIAILSGLSPKENREVPPLRYDVAAQLKKDFADLELILNGGIKTLEDCTTHLETFDGVMLGREAYHNPYLLAQVDQALFGCDKPVISRYEAMLSMRDYIARHLQEERAAMHHVTRHMLGLAQGFKGARRFRQLLSVDIHKASDPMELFDQAAQLLEGH, from the coding sequence ATGCTTATTGCCCCGGCCGTATCCCCCGCCACTGCTCGCACTAATCTATCCCGCCGCTTTAGCGTTGCGCCGATGATGGATTGGACGGATCGTCATTGCCGTTTCTTTCTGCGTCAGCTTTCACACAATGCCCTGCTCTACACCGAGATGGTGACAACCGGGGCGCTGTTGCATGGTGATACGCAGCGGTTTCTGCGCCATGACGAGGCTGAATATCCGCTTGCGCTGCAATTGGGTGGCAGCTCGCCGGCTGATTTGGCCGCGTGTGCCAAGCTGGCTGAGGCGGCGGGCTATGACGAGGTGAACCTCAATGTCGGCTGCCCAAGTGATCGCGTGCAGAACAATATGATTGGCGCATGCCTTATGGCTCACCCACAGTTGGTGGCTGACTGTGTCAAGGCGATGATTGATGCAGTTGATATCCCGGTCACGGTCAAGCACCGCATCGGTATTGATGGTCGCGACAGTTATGCAGAGCTGTGTGATTTCGTTGGCACGGTTCGCGATGCTGGCTGCAAGAGTTTCACCGTACACGCGCGCATCGCGATTCTTTCGGGTCTGTCACCGAAGGAGAATCGCGAAGTGCCGCCTTTGCGTTATGACGTAGCGGCGCAGTTGAAGAAGGACTTTGCTGATCTGGAGTTGATCCTCAATGGCGGCATCAAGACGCTCGAAGACTGCACAACCCATCTCGAAACCTTCGACGGCGTGATGCTGGGTCGCGAGGCGTATCACAACCCGTACCTGTTAGCCCAAGTTGATCAGGCGCTGTTTGGCTGCGATAAACCGGTGATTAGTCGCTATGAAGCCATGTTGAGCATGCGTGATTATATTGCCCGGCATTTACAGGAAGAGCGCGCGGCCATGCACCACGTCACGCGTCATATGCTGGGTCTGGCTCAGGGTTTCAAGGGCGCAAGGCGTTTTCGCCAATTGCTTTCGGTGGATATTCACAAGGCCAGTGACCCGATGGAACTGTTCGATCAGGCCGCTCAATTGCTCGAAGGACATTGA
- the tal gene encoding transaldolase — MTSKLDQLKQFTTVVADTGDLDAIARIKPVDATTNPSLLLKAAAMPRYAELLKNSVEGCNSDLNLACDRFGVAVGQEILKIIPGRISTEVDARLSFDTDATLRRAERLVELYEQAGIGRERILIKIASTWEGIQAAEQLEKAGVQTNLTLLFSFAQAQACADAGVFLISPFVGRIYDWYKKAEGCDFVGMADPGVQSVTRIYNYYKANGYNTVVMGASFRNLGQIEQLAGCDRLTISPELLQQLADDQGNLERKLNLGAPSEAKQTLNEAQFRWAMNEDPMATEKLAEGIRQFAKDQQKLEQLLSN, encoded by the coding sequence ATGACTAGCAAGCTGGATCAACTTAAGCAGTTCACCACCGTTGTCGCTGATACTGGCGATTTAGATGCTATTGCCCGCATAAAGCCGGTCGATGCCACCACCAATCCTTCGCTGCTGCTTAAGGCCGCCGCTATGCCGCGTTACGCTGAGTTGCTGAAAAACTCAGTTGAGGGCTGTAATAGCGACTTGAACCTTGCCTGCGACCGTTTTGGGGTTGCCGTTGGCCAAGAGATTCTGAAAATCATTCCGGGGCGTATTTCGACCGAAGTTGATGCGCGCCTATCGTTTGATACCGATGCAACGCTGCGCCGCGCTGAGCGCCTGGTTGAGCTGTACGAGCAAGCTGGGATTGGTCGCGAGCGTATCCTGATCAAGATCGCCTCCACGTGGGAAGGTATTCAGGCCGCCGAGCAGCTTGAGAAAGCAGGCGTGCAAACCAACCTGACCCTGCTGTTCTCTTTTGCTCAAGCTCAGGCTTGTGCGGATGCCGGCGTGTTCTTGATCTCGCCATTCGTGGGGCGTATTTACGACTGGTACAAAAAAGCTGAAGGCTGCGATTTTGTCGGCATGGCGGACCCCGGCGTGCAATCGGTCACACGCATCTACAATTACTACAAAGCCAACGGCTACAACACTGTGGTCATGGGCGCCAGCTTCCGGAATCTCGGCCAGATCGAGCAGTTGGCCGGCTGCGATCGCTTGACCATCAGCCCAGAGCTGCTGCAACAGTTGGCAGACGATCAAGGCAACCTTGAGCGCAAGCTGAACCTTGGCGCACCGAGCGAAGCCAAGCAAACGTTGAATGAAGCACAGTTCCGCTGGGCGATGAATGAAGATCCAATGGCCACTGAAAAGCTGGCGGAAGGTATTCGCCAGTTTGCCAAAGACCAGCAGAAACTAGAGCAGCTACTGAGCAACTAG
- the rssC gene encoding anti-sigma factor antagonist RssC has translation MGPGRIQFAEQDGTFVLKFIGEVRLTLCSALDYTIEKIFTSMNFSAIVIDLTETRSIDSTTLGLLAKLSILSRQKIGLLPTVVTTHPDITRLLQSMGFDQVFNIVDRPIPCPEALDDLPSQDQTEEVVKAKVLEAHRILMGLNDSNREAFHDLVNALEHS, from the coding sequence ATAGGCCCTGGCCGCATCCAATTTGCAGAGCAGGACGGAACTTTCGTCCTCAAGTTCATAGGTGAAGTACGCTTGACCCTGTGTTCAGCGCTCGACTACACGATCGAGAAAATCTTCACTTCAATGAATTTCTCCGCGATCGTTATTGACCTCACCGAGACGCGCAGCATCGACAGCACCACCTTGGGTTTGCTGGCGAAGCTGTCTATTTTGTCGCGGCAAAAAATCGGTTTGCTGCCGACTGTGGTCACGACTCACCCAGACATCACCCGGCTTTTACAGTCGATGGGTTTTGATCAGGTGTTTAATATTGTCGACCGCCCGATTCCCTGTCCTGAAGCTTTGGATGATCTACCTTCACAAGACCAAACCGAAGAGGTGGTAAAAGCCAAAGTGCTTGAGGCTCACCGGATTCTTATGGGCTTGAATGACTCCAACCGCGAAGCCTTCCATGATCTGGTCAACGCGCTAGAACACAGCTAG
- the rssB gene encoding two-component system response regulator RssB codes for MQKTSATLLIIDDDQVVRASLAAYLEDSGFIVLQASNGLQGLEIFEQKNPDLVICDLRMPQVDGLELIRRINALGSETPIIVVSGAGVMTDVVEALRLGAADYLIKPLEDLAVLEHSINRALDRVRLRLENKHYAEQLEASLHLLQEDQNAGRQVQMNMLPETPWEINGVHFAHQIIPSLYLSGDFVDYFRVDDRRIAFYLADVSGHGASSAFVTVLLKFMTTRLLYESKRAGRLPEFKPSEVLGHINRGLINCKLGKHVTMLGGVIDEETDTLIYSIGGHLPLPVMFSEGKANYIEGRGLPVGLFEEAEYSDQTMQLPKNFSLTLLSDGILDLLPGDTLKDKETALPQLVTEAGGTLEGLRDVLGLANLAEMPDDIALLVLSRNLA; via the coding sequence ATGCAGAAAACCAGTGCCACACTGCTGATCATTGATGACGACCAAGTAGTCCGCGCCAGTCTTGCGGCTTATCTGGAAGATAGCGGCTTTATCGTCTTGCAAGCTTCAAATGGATTGCAGGGCTTGGAAATCTTTGAGCAGAAAAATCCAGACCTGGTGATTTGCGATCTGCGCATGCCCCAAGTTGATGGTTTGGAGCTGATTCGCCGCATTAACGCTCTGGGTTCCGAGACGCCAATTATTGTGGTTTCCGGCGCAGGCGTGATGACCGACGTGGTCGAGGCTTTACGCCTCGGCGCTGCGGATTACCTGATTAAGCCCCTTGAAGACCTCGCAGTGCTTGAGCATTCGATCAACCGTGCGCTTGATCGCGTTAGGCTGCGTCTGGAAAACAAGCATTACGCCGAGCAGCTCGAAGCCAGTTTGCACCTGTTGCAAGAAGACCAGAATGCGGGTCGCCAGGTGCAAATGAACATGCTGCCTGAAACGCCGTGGGAGATTAATGGTGTGCATTTCGCGCATCAGATAATCCCTTCGCTGTACTTGTCAGGTGACTTTGTCGATTACTTTCGCGTAGATGACCGGCGAATTGCCTTTTATCTGGCGGATGTTTCCGGACATGGTGCCTCATCGGCTTTCGTCACCGTGCTGCTCAAGTTTATGACCACGCGCCTGCTCTATGAATCGAAACGAGCTGGGCGTCTGCCTGAGTTCAAGCCATCCGAGGTGCTTGGGCATATCAACCGTGGCTTGATCAACTGCAAGCTGGGCAAGCATGTGACCATGCTTGGCGGGGTCATTGACGAAGAAACCGATACCTTGATTTACAGCATTGGCGGGCACTTGCCGCTGCCAGTGATGTTTAGCGAAGGGAAGGCCAATTACATCGAAGGTCGCGGTCTGCCTGTTGGTTTGTTCGAAGAGGCGGAGTACAGTGATCAAACTATGCAACTGCCGAAAAACTTTAGTCTGACGTTGTTATCCGACGGTATTCTCGACTTGTTGCCAGGCGACACCCTGAAAGACAAAGAAACGGCGCTTCCGCAGCTGGTTACAGAGGCGGGCGGCACGCTTGAAGGTCTGCGGGACGTGTTAGGACTGGCCAACTTGGCAGAGATGCCGGATGATATTGCATTGCTTGTGTTAAGCAGGAATCTTGCATGA
- a CDS encoding PilZ domain-containing protein, which yields MSQSNHEYSEKREYIRMQVETPATLHHAGQAIPALCRDLSATGMQLEAACNLQVGDKVKISIESEHPQLKGLTAEAEVVRVNSGDGDKQIIGVNVLSMR from the coding sequence ATGAGCCAAAGCAATCACGAATACAGTGAAAAACGCGAATACATTCGTATGCAGGTGGAAACCCCCGCCACACTGCACCATGCTGGCCAGGCTATCCCAGCGCTCTGCCGCGACCTCTCTGCCACGGGGATGCAGCTAGAAGCCGCTTGTAACTTGCAAGTCGGTGACAAGGTCAAAATCAGTATTGAGTCCGAGCATCCACAACTAAAAGGCCTGACGGCTGAGGCCGAAGTTGTCCGCGTCAACAGTGGCGACGGCGACAAACAGATCATCGGCGTGAACGTGCTATCGATGCGTTGA
- a CDS encoding VacJ family lipoprotein yields the protein MRDTRKSWLERLSLWAACASVALLSGAVQASDEDDPWIGYNRAMFNINDTVDTYTLKPLAKGYQAVTPQFLEDGVHNFFNNIGEVGNLANNLLQGKVYDAGIDTSRFIFNTTLGLLGFVDVATRMGLQRNDEDVGQTLAVWGIGSGPYLVLPLFGPSTVRDAAARVPDGLLATSLFIDHVPTRNVVYGVNLVDTRASLFPAERLIVGDRYIFVRNAYLQNREFKIKDGVVEDDF from the coding sequence ATGCGAGACACCAGAAAAAGCTGGTTGGAGCGGCTGAGTCTATGGGCTGCCTGCGCGAGCGTGGCACTGCTTTCAGGGGCGGTGCAAGCCTCGGATGAAGATGACCCGTGGATTGGTTATAACCGGGCCATGTTCAACATCAATGACACCGTTGATACCTACACCCTGAAACCATTAGCCAAAGGCTATCAGGCGGTTACACCGCAGTTTTTAGAAGATGGCGTGCATAACTTCTTTAACAACATCGGTGAAGTTGGCAACCTGGCCAACAACCTGTTGCAAGGCAAGGTTTACGACGCGGGGATCGATACCAGTCGTTTTATCTTCAATACCACGCTCGGTTTGCTGGGCTTTGTCGATGTAGCCACACGCATGGGTTTGCAGCGTAACGACGAAGATGTCGGCCAAACCTTGGCGGTCTGGGGCATTGGTAGCGGCCCGTATCTGGTGCTGCCGCTGTTTGGCCCGAGTACTGTGCGCGACGCCGCAGCTCGCGTGCCTGATGGCTTGCTGGCAACCAGTCTGTTTATCGATCACGTGCCTACGCGTAACGTGGTGTATGGCGTTAACCTGGTCGACACGCGGGCTAGCCTGTTCCCGGCCGAGCGTTTGATTGTCGGCGATCGCTATATTTTTGTGCGTAACGCTTACTTGCAGAATCGAGAGTTCAAAATCAAAGACGGTGTGGTTGAAGACGACTTTTAA
- a CDS encoding thioesterase family protein, which produces MAENKHVLHTALIPVRWGDMDSYGHVNNTLYLQYLEEARVAWFKYAGITLDSSAIAPVVLQTLHTYLKPVTHPATVKIELFTGAIGRSSLVLEHRLSTIEDPATTYGEGHCKLVWVDHRCNASVPMPEHVRTQLEALD; this is translated from the coding sequence ATGGCTGAAAACAAGCACGTACTTCACACGGCATTAATCCCAGTTCGCTGGGGCGACATGGACAGTTACGGCCACGTCAATAACACCCTCTACTTACAATACCTCGAAGAAGCTCGGGTTGCCTGGTTCAAATATGCCGGGATAACCCTCGATAGCAGCGCGATTGCTCCGGTGGTATTACAGACATTACACACCTACCTGAAGCCGGTTACCCACCCCGCCACCGTCAAGATTGAGCTGTTTACAGGGGCGATTGGCCGGAGCAGCCTGGTGCTGGAACATCGCCTGTCCACTATAGAAGACCCTGCAACCACATACGGTGAAGGCCATTGCAAATTGGTTTGGGTTGATCATCGCTGCAACGCCTCGGTGCCTATGCCCGAGCACGTACGCACTCAACTCGAGGCACTAGACTGA
- a CDS encoding phosphatase: MNAPATPPQFTAVLFGLSGCLVDFGARAQPPKLSSGTAAEAQLASHAELAPGAHELLNDLHQHKVPCAWLDELPEQACTQLSSNLPEWIKACNRPARSWPAPDACWQALMELNVSQLDGCVLVSSEPRLLQAGLNAGLWTIGLAACGHLCGKTLNDWQALEATERERLRAQATLTLYRLGVHAVTDQLTELGPCLSDLNLRRLKGERP; the protein is encoded by the coding sequence ATGAACGCGCCAGCCACTCCCCCTCAATTCACAGCGGTATTATTTGGGCTAAGCGGTTGCCTGGTCGATTTTGGTGCCCGAGCACAGCCCCCCAAACTCAGCTCAGGCACGGCCGCCGAAGCTCAATTGGCCAGTCATGCCGAATTAGCACCCGGCGCGCATGAGCTGCTCAATGATTTGCACCAGCACAAAGTCCCCTGTGCTTGGCTTGATGAATTACCCGAGCAGGCCTGCACACAACTGAGCAGCAATCTGCCCGAGTGGATCAAAGCCTGCAATCGCCCTGCCCGCTCGTGGCCTGCACCCGATGCCTGCTGGCAAGCATTGATGGAACTGAATGTCAGCCAACTCGACGGTTGTGTGCTGGTAAGTAGCGAACCGCGTTTGCTCCAAGCGGGCCTTAATGCGGGTTTATGGACCATTGGTTTGGCGGCCTGCGGGCACCTTTGTGGCAAAACCCTGAACGACTGGCAAGCACTTGAAGCCACAGAACGCGAGCGTTTGCGCGCTCAGGCAACACTGACGCTTTATCGGCTCGGTGTGCATGCCGTGACCGATCAACTAACAGAGCTTGGCCCTTGCTTGAGTGATCTCAACCTTCGCCGACTCAAGGGAGAAAGGCCATGA
- a CDS encoding phosphonate degradation HD-domain oxygenase: MTLSLTQFTKQLSALFSNRGNLPYGEDISQIQHALQCATFAERSGCRNSLIVAALLHDVGHLLDDPESGLNEDMRHEERGAELLRALFADSVWQPIRLHVAAKRYLCAVDPLYHAGLSDTSRHSLQLQGGPFNDREIEAFLRAPYAQDALTLRRLDDLGKDPQMKTPSLEYFYPHIEKALLAAD; encoded by the coding sequence ATGACTCTGAGCCTGACGCAATTTACCAAGCAGCTCAGCGCCCTGTTCAGCAATCGTGGCAACCTGCCTTATGGCGAAGACATTAGCCAGATCCAGCATGCGCTGCAGTGTGCAACCTTCGCCGAGCGCTCGGGTTGTCGTAACAGCTTGATTGTCGCCGCGTTGCTGCATGATGTCGGCCACTTACTCGATGACCCTGAAAGCGGTTTGAACGAAGACATGCGCCATGAAGAACGCGGGGCCGAGTTACTGCGCGCACTGTTTGCCGACTCAGTCTGGCAACCCATTCGTCTGCATGTCGCCGCCAAGCGCTATTTATGCGCGGTGGACCCGCTGTACCACGCAGGTTTGTCAGACACGTCGCGCCATAGCTTGCAACTGCAAGGCGGGCCTTTTAATGACCGTGAGATAGAGGCGTTTCTACGCGCGCCTTACGCGCAAGATGCACTCACCCTGCGGCGCCTGGATGACTTGGGCAAAGACCCTCAAATGAAAACCCCAAGCCTTGAGTATTTTTACCCCCATATTGAGAAAGCCTTACTCGCAGCCGACTGA
- a CDS encoding DUF4404 family protein: protein MPASRLQQQLDELREQLSQDSPLSEEERAELYVLSQEIELQLAREAAAAPDATLVDGVNLAVERFEVSHPTLAGTLRNIVQSLANMGI, encoded by the coding sequence ATGCCTGCTAGCCGTTTGCAGCAGCAACTCGATGAACTGCGTGAGCAGTTGTCCCAAGACTCACCTCTTAGCGAGGAAGAGCGTGCGGAGCTCTACGTTCTGTCTCAGGAGATCGAACTGCAACTGGCGCGCGAAGCCGCAGCCGCGCCGGATGCGACCCTTGTTGACGGTGTCAACCTGGCCGTTGAGCGTTTTGAAGTCAGCCACCCAACCTTGGCTGGCACCCTGCGTAATATTGTGCAGAGCTTGGCCAATATGGGGATCTAA
- the queF gene encoding NADPH-dependent 7-cyano-7-deazaguanine reductase QueF (Catalyzes the NADPH-dependent reduction of 7-cyano-7-deazaguanine (preQ0) to 7-aminomethyl-7-deazaguanine (preQ1) in queuosine biosynthesis): MHPAAEDSPLGKSSEYIATYTPSLLFPIPRAPKWAELGLNAETLPYQGVDFWNCFELSWLMPTGKPVVAIGEFAIPADSTNIIESKSFKLYLNSLNQSVFSSTAELVEVMSKDLSAVAGKPVSVKVRSLDDVAADGVASLPGLCIDDADISISNYEQPQPELLRCDTLRVVSETLYSHLLKSNCPVTGQPDWGTVVIEYRGPALDQGSLLAYLVSFRQHADFHEQCVERIFLDIQRLLKPDSLTVYARYVRRGGLDINPYRSTGPIKPDNRRLVRQ; the protein is encoded by the coding sequence ATGCATCCTGCTGCTGAAGATTCGCCGCTGGGTAAATCCAGCGAATACATCGCCACGTACACGCCGTCGTTGCTGTTTCCGATCCCTCGCGCGCCAAAGTGGGCCGAACTGGGTCTGAACGCTGAAACGCTGCCGTATCAAGGCGTGGACTTCTGGAACTGTTTCGAGCTGTCCTGGTTGATGCCTACGGGTAAGCCGGTGGTGGCAATTGGCGAGTTTGCGATTCCTGCGGACTCAACCAATATCATCGAGTCGAAGTCATTCAAGCTTTACCTCAATTCGCTGAATCAGAGCGTCTTTTCAAGCACTGCCGAGCTGGTTGAGGTGATGAGCAAGGACTTGTCTGCGGTTGCCGGTAAGCCGGTTTCAGTCAAGGTGCGTAGCCTGGATGATGTGGCGGCCGATGGCGTCGCGTCACTGCCGGGTTTGTGTATTGATGATGCCGACATCAGCATCAGCAATTACGAGCAGCCACAACCGGAGTTACTGCGTTGTGATACGCTGCGCGTGGTCAGTGAAACCCTGTACAGCCATTTGCTCAAATCGAATTGCCCAGTCACCGGCCAGCCGGATTGGGGCACTGTGGTCATCGAATATCGTGGCCCGGCGCTGGATCAAGGCAGTTTACTGGCTTATCTGGTGAGCTTTCGCCAGCACGCCGATTTCCATGAGCAGTGTGTTGAGCGGATCTTTCTCGATATCCAGCGGTTACTCAAACCGGATTCATTAACTGTGTATGCGCGTTATGTGCGCCGTGGCGGCTTGGACATTAATCCTTATCGCAGCACAGGGCCGATCAAGCCAGATAATCGGCGACTGGTTCGCCAGTAA
- the pyrF gene encoding orotidine-5'-phosphate decarboxylase, with amino-acid sequence MSDCQTPIIVALDFPTRDAALALADQLDPKLCRVKVGKELFTRCGPEIVSALGNKGFEVFLDLKFHDIPNTTAMAVKAAAEMGVWMVNVHCSGGLRMMSACRETLDSLSGAKPLLIGVTVLTSMEQQDLAGIGLDVAPQEQVLRLAGLAQQAGMDGLVCSAQEAQILKQRFAQLQLVTPGIRPAGSAQDDQRRILTPSQAMAAGSDYLVIGRPISQAANPAQALIDVVAELS; translated from the coding sequence ATGTCCGATTGCCAGACTCCAATCATCGTTGCTTTGGATTTTCCGACCCGTGATGCCGCCTTAGCGTTGGCTGATCAGCTCGATCCTAAGCTGTGCCGGGTCAAGGTCGGCAAAGAGCTGTTCACGCGCTGCGGTCCTGAAATCGTTTCCGCGCTGGGCAATAAAGGTTTTGAAGTATTCCTCGACCTTAAATTCCACGACATTCCCAACACCACGGCCATGGCAGTCAAGGCGGCCGCTGAAATGGGTGTATGGATGGTCAACGTTCATTGCTCTGGCGGCTTGCGCATGATGAGTGCCTGCCGCGAAACGCTCGACAGTCTGAGCGGGGCGAAGCCATTGCTGATTGGTGTGACCGTGCTGACCAGCATGGAGCAACAGGATCTGGCTGGCATCGGCCTTGATGTTGCGCCACAGGAACAGGTGCTGCGTCTTGCCGGTCTGGCGCAACAGGCGGGTATGGATGGTCTGGTTTGTTCGGCGCAAGAAGCGCAAATCCTCAAGCAGCGTTTTGCCCAGTTGCAACTGGTCACTCCAGGTATTCGTCCAGCGGGCAGTGCTCAGGATGACCAGCGCCGTATCCTGACGCCAAGCCAGGCGATGGCTGCTGGTTCAGACTATCTGGTAATCGGTCGCCCAATTAGCCAGGCGGCCAATCCCGCGCAGGCGCTAATTGACGTTGTTGCCGAGCTGTCTTAA